A genome region from Prinia subflava isolate CZ2003 ecotype Zambia chromosome 12, Cam_Psub_1.2, whole genome shotgun sequence includes the following:
- the MVB12B gene encoding multivesicular body subunit 12B isoform X1 — MPEVRDLTDALPDLPMDPITGVGVVASRSRAPTGYDVVAQTADGLDADLWKDGLFKSKVTRYLCFTRSFSKENSHLGNVLVDMKLIDIKDTLPVGFMPIQETIDTQEVAFRKKRLCIKFIPRDSTEAAICDIRILGRSKQAPPQYTFIGELNSMGIWYRMGRVPRNHDSAQPAAPPAPAPAAAPAPNLPRHISLTLPASFRGKSHSTRLDLEHQHSNLYAISAMDGVPFMISEKFACAPEGMQPVDLLGITIKTLAEIEKEYDYSFRTEQSAAARLPPSPTRCPPLPPS, encoded by the exons ATGCCTGAGGTGCGAGACCTCACGGATGCCTTGCCCGACCTGCCGATGGATCCCATCACAGGCGTTGGTGTGGTCGCGTCCCGGAGCCGCGCACCGACTGGATATGATGTC GTTGCACAAACAGCAGATGGTTTGGATGCTGACCTGTGGAAAGATGGCTTATTTAAATCCAAGGTCACACGGTACCTGTGCTTCACCAGATCATTTTCGAAAGAAAAT AGTCATTTAGGCAATGTCTTGGTTGATATGAAGCTCATTGATATCAAGGACACTTTACCTGTAGGCTTCATGCCCATCCAGGAGACCATTGATACAC AAGAAGTAGCTTTCAGAAAGAAGAGGCTATGCATTAAATTCATCCCTCGAGATTCTACAGAGGCAGCGATCTGCGATATCCGAATCCTGGGGAGATCTAAGCAAGCCCCTCCTCAGTACACGTTCATAGG GGAGCTGAACAGCATGGGCATCTGGTACCGCATGGGCAGAGTGCCGCGCAACCACGACTCCGCGCAGCCTGCGGCTCCTCCCGCCCCTGCGCCAGCTGCAGCGCCCGCTCCCAACCTGCCAAG gCACATCTCGCTGACGCTGCCAGCCAGCTTTCGGGGGAAGAGCCACAGCACCCGCCTGGACTTGGAGCACCAGCACTCCAACCTGTACGCCATCTCAG CAATGGATGGAGTGCCTTTTATGATTTCGGAGAAGTTTGCCTGTGCTCCTGAAGGG ATGCAGCCAGTTGATCTCTTGGGTATCACAATCAAAACCCTTGCAGAAATTGAAAAGGAG
- the MVB12B gene encoding multivesicular body subunit 12B isoform X2 codes for MPEVRDLTDALPDLPMDPITGVGVVASRSRAPTGYDVVAQTADGLDADLWKDGLFKSKVTRYLCFTRSFSKENSHLGNVLVDMKLIDIKDTLPVGFMPIQETIDTQEVAFRKKRLCIKFIPRDSTEAAICDIRILGRSKQAPPQYTFIGELNSMGIWYRMGRVPRNHDSAQPAAPPAPAPAAAPAPNLPR; via the exons ATGCCTGAGGTGCGAGACCTCACGGATGCCTTGCCCGACCTGCCGATGGATCCCATCACAGGCGTTGGTGTGGTCGCGTCCCGGAGCCGCGCACCGACTGGATATGATGTC GTTGCACAAACAGCAGATGGTTTGGATGCTGACCTGTGGAAAGATGGCTTATTTAAATCCAAGGTCACACGGTACCTGTGCTTCACCAGATCATTTTCGAAAGAAAAT AGTCATTTAGGCAATGTCTTGGTTGATATGAAGCTCATTGATATCAAGGACACTTTACCTGTAGGCTTCATGCCCATCCAGGAGACCATTGATACAC AAGAAGTAGCTTTCAGAAAGAAGAGGCTATGCATTAAATTCATCCCTCGAGATTCTACAGAGGCAGCGATCTGCGATATCCGAATCCTGGGGAGATCTAAGCAAGCCCCTCCTCAGTACACGTTCATAGG GGAGCTGAACAGCATGGGCATCTGGTACCGCATGGGCAGAGTGCCGCGCAACCACGACTCCGCGCAGCCTGCGGCTCCTCCCGCCCCTGCGCCAGCTGCAGCGCCCGCTCCCAACCTGCCAAGGTAG